Proteins encoded by one window of Syntrophorhabdaceae bacterium:
- a CDS encoding 1,4-alpha-glucan branching protein domain-containing protein, whose translation MPGVFALMLHSHIPYCRKSGVWPAGEEWLFEAMNETYIPLLRALKALYLDGIKPRIMVGFVPVLMEQLADVYMKERFRAYMEDKIERARRDAERFREDKTRQAISHYWFDLYERNYHAYRVDFHEDILGTFRWLQDEGAVEVLTSAATHGFLPLLEHDSAVFAQVRVGVETYKTYFGRSPRGFWLPECAYRPAEWSQKEGRMRRALDEWLADHGIEYFFVEGVGITGASFVQRRHDDTGPTTYQGYGLASGCAVFGRNEATGRQVWSPDEGYPGDWNYLEFHRKDHESGLRYWRVTGQTDKEYYDPEAASRSTKNHAHHFVSLVLSLLGEATTCKTEPIVVCPYDCELFGHWWHEGVSWLETIYRLLADTPDVVSQSLGDYIDRHRQEFSTIAMQPSSWGLNADFTVWKNPEHGWIWPYINASVLEAEQVFAGTKPTDQRGERIFKQMARELLLMQGSDWPFLLFTAQAREYANQRFHHHHQRFRKLIWAAGKLSDAGRLSEAELAEIEDIDYCWPALDYSLFTRRDDGKPSSSE comes from the coding sequence ATGCCAGGTGTTTTCGCGCTTATGCTCCATAGCCACATTCCCTATTGCCGTAAGTCAGGGGTGTGGCCTGCGGGAGAAGAGTGGCTTTTCGAAGCCATGAACGAGACGTATATCCCTCTACTCAGGGCGCTCAAAGCCCTTTATTTGGACGGTATCAAGCCCCGGATAATGGTCGGCTTTGTACCCGTGCTTATGGAACAGCTTGCCGATGTCTACATGAAAGAACGTTTTCGCGCCTACATGGAAGACAAAATAGAGCGGGCGAGACGGGACGCGGAGCGTTTCCGTGAAGACAAGACGAGACAGGCCATTTCTCACTATTGGTTCGATCTTTACGAGCGCAATTATCATGCGTACAGGGTCGATTTTCACGAGGATATCCTGGGAACTTTCAGGTGGCTTCAAGATGAAGGCGCTGTGGAGGTGCTCACATCGGCGGCGACACATGGATTCTTGCCTCTTCTCGAACACGACAGCGCTGTGTTCGCGCAAGTGCGAGTGGGCGTAGAAACCTACAAGACATACTTCGGCCGTAGTCCCCGCGGATTCTGGCTGCCGGAATGCGCCTATCGGCCTGCCGAGTGGTCTCAAAAAGAGGGACGGATGCGTCGTGCCCTCGATGAGTGGCTCGCGGATCATGGCATCGAGTATTTTTTTGTGGAGGGGGTGGGTATCACCGGCGCTTCCTTTGTGCAGAGGCGGCATGACGACACGGGTCCTACCACTTATCAGGGTTATGGACTTGCCTCCGGCTGCGCCGTATTCGGGCGGAACGAGGCCACAGGAAGGCAGGTCTGGTCCCCGGATGAAGGTTATCCCGGCGATTGGAACTATCTTGAGTTTCACAGAAAGGACCACGAATCGGGATTGCGCTATTGGCGGGTCACGGGACAAACGGACAAGGAATACTACGACCCGGAGGCGGCCTCACGTTCGACTAAAAACCACGCTCACCACTTTGTGTCCCTTGTCTTAAGTCTTTTGGGCGAGGCCACGACCTGTAAGACAGAACCGATCGTAGTTTGCCCCTATGATTGTGAACTTTTCGGTCACTGGTGGCACGAAGGGGTGTCTTGGTTGGAAACTATCTATCGCCTGCTCGCGGATACCCCTGACGTTGTGAGTCAGAGCCTGGGAGACTATATCGATCGGCACCGGCAGGAGTTCTCCACGATCGCCATGCAACCGAGCAGTTGGGGTTTGAACGCCGATTTCACGGTCTGGAAAAACCCCGAGCATGGCTGGATCTGGCCTTACATCAACGCGAGCGTGTTGGAGGCTGAACAGGTTTTTGCCGGAACCAAACCCACAGACCAGAGGGGAGAACGCATCTTCAAACAGATGGCCCGGGAGCTCCTCCTCATGCAGGGCAGTGACTGGCCATTCCTGCTCTTTACCGCCCAGGCCAGGGAGTATGCCAACCAGCGTTTCCACCATCACCACCAGCGATTCCGTAAACTCATCTGGGCCGCAGGCAAATTAAGCGATGCGGGCAGACTCTCGGAGGCGGAGCTTGCAGAAATAGAGGACATTGATTATTGCTGGCCGGCGCTCGACTATTCGCTTTTTACCCGCCGGGACGACGGTAAGCCGTCTTCGTCCGAGTAG
- a CDS encoding C1 family peptidase: MAERLVSRFIRTLAAIAAILIFTGSLANSTPLDDIRAAIAHKRARWIADETSISRLSDHEKRQRLGLVKEVATGNEPVLQVAAPLSTLTTQFDWRLNGRVTAVRDQGSCGSCNGGYINRAADYVRDTGLPPETYFPYTASSSDDVCGNATQGWQGSVRKIISWSYVNTTTVSVQDLKNALATYGPLVTTMDVYYDFFSYMSGVYEYVNGAYQGGHAILIVGYTVGGPGGARVDTSTSRIPKPHLLSISANGLLPIIRRLCFLRRPLACA; this comes from the coding sequence ATGGCGGAGAGATTAGTGAGCAGGTTCATACGGACATTAGCCGCGATTGCGGCCATCCTAATTTTCACGGGATCGTTGGCCAATTCTACGCCATTAGACGACATACGCGCCGCGATTGCGCATAAAAGGGCAAGATGGATTGCTGATGAAACATCGATTTCACGATTATCGGACCACGAAAAAAGGCAGCGGCTGGGGCTCGTCAAGGAGGTAGCGACCGGCAACGAACCTGTACTTCAAGTCGCCGCGCCTCTCTCGACGCTTACGACACAGTTTGACTGGAGGCTAAACGGCCGCGTCACCGCGGTTAGAGACCAGGGGAGTTGCGGAAGCTGCAACGGAGGTTATATCAACCGGGCAGCGGACTATGTCCGCGATACGGGATTGCCCCCTGAGACCTACTTTCCCTACACCGCTTCATCGTCGGATGATGTGTGTGGCAATGCTACTCAAGGATGGCAGGGTAGCGTCAGAAAAATCATCTCCTGGTCATATGTCAACACCACGACCGTCTCAGTACAAGATCTCAAAAACGCACTGGCCACGTACGGGCCGCTCGTTACAACCATGGACGTCTATTATGACTTCTTCTCATACATGAGCGGGGTCTATGAATATGTGAACGGCGCCTATCAGGGTGGTCATGCCATTCTTATCGTGGGGTACACAGTTGGGGGACCGGGTGGGGCGAGAGTGGATACTTCAACATCGCGTATTCCCAAACCGCATCTCCTGTCTATTTCGGCCAATGGACTATTGCCTATTATCCGTCGATTGTGTTTCCTGCGCCGCCCTCTGGCCTGCGCGTAA
- a CDS encoding carboxypeptidase-like regulatory domain-containing protein, with the protein MKLIVDDLGETARILSNEHDLHDPSDAGQIETIEHAARRYQDHTCDSATGASGGIAGIVYDRLTYRPIENASVALKNASSTTTDEEGEFSIVDMEPGVYRITVSHAGYVEQTYRIIVAAGETIELDPVHLIPFCLSSTKPNNTWVEETETEPETPAQDDSTSRPAAFVQEPVSSLEEEGSFLAKMGLGQNEPTPGEPWNETIIAETQADEIGCQAISAESICENIDPGTVEEPQADICSEPDNLEIMAREEPLYDTSSVFAEAAITAEHYSLNDQISVEIFSSPTTNAPQEEVEVPTVTVHADPVTTDAAEPIKDQETAPWDFPEASTAEPDEPEAAICGQDWGLWQGQAPALGPADSQVTIRAQDEEEVRSEEAFWQASVEEMGAYPPQEAVTEESSATDSREEPACMTTESLTEEQGIFDVALQESLIACPANETLPQGEAIAGKSDETESMSEMFCLSDHEMQAIALGSEALEVSGLTGFVRAQPNPVYLGLPVTLAYTLTNVSCDDPDDLLLQIVVANPDKSTAQELFEIPTDCPRGRSSIGGFIISTIPYEARLYRINMQVVSKKTRTSKLLLSTHLETKAF; encoded by the coding sequence TTGAAGTTGATAGTTGACGACTTAGGCGAGACAGCCCGAATCTTGAGCAACGAGCATGATCTGCACGATCCATCGGATGCGGGCCAGATAGAAACAATCGAGCACGCTGCCCGGCGCTATCAGGACCATACGTGCGATAGTGCAACGGGCGCGTCCGGGGGCATTGCCGGCATAGTCTATGACAGATTGACCTACCGGCCGATCGAGAACGCCTCGGTAGCCCTGAAAAATGCTTCATCGACAACAACGGATGAAGAGGGAGAATTCTCTATCGTCGATATGGAGCCAGGCGTATACAGAATCACAGTCTCCCATGCCGGATACGTCGAGCAGACCTATAGAATCATCGTAGCCGCCGGGGAGACCATTGAGTTGGATCCCGTTCACCTTATACCGTTCTGTCTTTCGAGCACTAAGCCCAACAATACGTGGGTGGAAGAGACCGAGACAGAGCCCGAGACGCCTGCACAAGACGATTCGACGAGCCGTCCTGCGGCTTTTGTTCAAGAGCCTGTCTCTTCCCTTGAAGAGGAGGGTTCGTTCCTGGCTAAGATGGGATTAGGGCAGAATGAGCCCACCCCAGGGGAGCCGTGGAACGAGACGATCATAGCCGAGACTCAAGCCGATGAGATCGGCTGTCAGGCGATTTCAGCCGAAAGCATCTGCGAGAACATTGATCCCGGTACGGTTGAGGAGCCTCAAGCAGACATATGTTCCGAGCCTGACAACCTCGAGATCATGGCCCGAGAGGAACCCCTTTACGACACGTCCTCAGTTTTCGCTGAGGCAGCAATCACAGCCGAACATTATTCTTTGAACGATCAAATTTCCGTTGAGATATTCTCGTCCCCAACAACAAATGCGCCGCAAGAGGAGGTTGAAGTGCCGACCGTTACCGTTCACGCTGATCCTGTTACAACTGATGCAGCCGAGCCTATTAAAGACCAGGAAACTGCCCCGTGGGATTTCCCGGAAGCATCCACCGCTGAGCCCGACGAACCGGAAGCTGCCATCTGTGGGCAAGACTGGGGCCTTTGGCAGGGTCAAGCCCCGGCTTTAGGGCCAGCCGATTCTCAGGTCACTATCCGTGCGCAGGACGAGGAGGAAGTCCGTAGTGAAGAGGCATTCTGGCAAGCCTCTGTGGAAGAGATGGGAGCGTATCCTCCACAGGAGGCTGTGACGGAGGAGTCCTCCGCTACGGATAGCCGGGAAGAGCCGGCTTGTATGACGACCGAGTCTCTAACGGAGGAGCAAGGTATCTTTGATGTTGCGCTGCAGGAAAGTCTCATTGCCTGCCCCGCAAACGAGACTCTCCCTCAGGGTGAAGCAATTGCGGGAAAGAGCGATGAGACCGAATCGATGAGCGAGATGTTCTGTCTTTCCGACCACGAGATGCAAGCCATAGCATTAGGCAGCGAGGCCCTCGAGGTGTCGGGGCTCACCGGATTTGTCAGGGCGCAGCCAAATCCCGTGTACCTGGGACTGCCCGTAACTCTGGCCTACACCTTAACGAATGTGTCATGCGACGATCCGGACGATCTGCTTCTACAGATCGTCGTTGCTAATCCGGACAAGAGTACGGCCCAGGAACTATTTGAGATCCCGACGGACTGTCCCAGGGGAAGGTCTTCGATAGGTGGCTTCATCATTTCTACAATCCCTTATGAAGCACGCCTTTACAGAATAAACATGCAGGTCGTTTCGAAGAAAACAAGAACATCGAAACTCTTGCTCAGCACACACCTCGAAACCAAAGCCTTTTGA
- a CDS encoding FAD-dependent oxidoreductase encodes MFEQKMSRRAFLALSVLEAASLSLGRSKAGAVLAATGSNADRPVVVIGAGLGGLSAAAHLTRLGVPVTVIEQHAIPGGYATAFLRGDFTFDVSLHQISLSAGTAAVLKELGILDKLDLVPLPGREDEKSLIERLARDFPAEKDGIAGFIKEITRVADEISDLSTNREKSQRVSVLNYPGIRNIQGKTLADILNAYVKDPELKDRLAYGWGAYGLPPSKLSAFYFAVARGGSLRNGSCYIRPRSQKLSDLIAEAVTSHGGKILYGARAQKIKTGDGAVQGVLLEDGRVLPAVAVVSNASAITTFKNMLSPGVVPDGYLKRLDGLVPSISSFIVWLGLNGDARQTIKSYRQGFRTGRGIEADCGACMKGEAEKVSYSMTVYDHLFDGYSRRGKSTITLLCLSGYEPWRRFEADYRAGRKSDYYKEKKRWTDILISRAQKDMFPGLASMIETKESATPLTNWRFTGNPEGAIYGFNQTVDNAFMNRLDCRTPIKGLYLAGAWATPGGGYGGALSGGEKAFIAMVEDWSR; translated from the coding sequence TTGTTTGAGCAGAAAATGTCGAGACGTGCTTTTCTGGCATTGTCAGTGCTAGAAGCAGCCTCCCTTAGCCTCGGCCGGTCAAAGGCGGGTGCTGTGTTAGCGGCAACGGGTAGCAACGCGGATCGCCCGGTTGTAGTAATAGGGGCTGGCCTGGGCGGGCTCAGCGCTGCCGCGCATCTTACACGATTGGGCGTACCCGTGACCGTCATTGAGCAGCATGCGATCCCCGGAGGATACGCCACCGCCTTTTTAAGGGGGGATTTTACCTTCGATGTGTCGTTGCACCAGATTTCCTTGAGCGCCGGCACGGCCGCGGTTCTCAAAGAACTGGGAATACTTGACAAGCTCGATCTTGTGCCCCTGCCCGGGCGTGAGGATGAAAAGTCGCTGATAGAGAGGCTCGCCCGAGACTTTCCGGCAGAAAAGGATGGGATAGCAGGGTTTATAAAAGAGATCACAAGAGTCGCAGACGAGATATCCGACCTTTCAACGAACAGGGAGAAATCTCAGCGCGTTTCCGTTCTCAACTATCCAGGGATACGCAACATACAGGGCAAAACACTCGCAGATATACTCAACGCCTATGTGAAAGATCCGGAACTCAAAGATCGTCTCGCTTACGGCTGGGGTGCCTACGGTTTGCCGCCTTCAAAGCTCTCTGCCTTTTATTTCGCCGTTGCCCGCGGCGGCAGTTTGAGGAATGGATCGTGCTATATCCGACCCAGATCCCAGAAACTGAGTGATCTGATCGCTGAGGCGGTTACAAGCCACGGAGGTAAGATCCTTTACGGCGCCCGGGCACAAAAAATCAAGACCGGGGACGGCGCTGTTCAGGGCGTCCTATTGGAGGACGGCAGAGTTCTTCCTGCTGTGGCCGTAGTGAGTAACGCCAGTGCGATCACCACATTCAAAAACATGCTGTCCCCAGGGGTAGTCCCTGATGGTTACCTCAAGAGGCTTGACGGGTTGGTACCGAGTATTTCGAGCTTCATCGTGTGGCTCGGACTGAACGGGGATGCGAGACAGACCATCAAATCTTATCGTCAGGGATTTAGAACCGGTCGCGGCATTGAGGCCGACTGCGGGGCGTGTATGAAGGGTGAAGCTGAGAAGGTATCCTACAGCATGACAGTTTACGACCATCTGTTTGATGGATATTCCAGGCGAGGAAAATCGACGATCACACTGCTCTGCTTGAGCGGCTATGAGCCGTGGCGCAGGTTCGAGGCCGATTACCGGGCCGGACGCAAGAGCGACTATTATAAAGAAAAAAAGAGATGGACCGACATCCTTATCTCACGGGCGCAAAAGGATATGTTCCCGGGGCTTGCTTCCATGATTGAGACGAAAGAATCGGCCACACCGCTCACCAACTGGCGTTTTACCGGCAACCCGGAAGGCGCCATTTACGGGTTCAATCAGACCGTGGACAACGCCTTCATGAACAGGCTTGATTGCAGAACGCCGATAAAAGGACTCTACCTAGCGGGCGCCTGGGCAACTCCCGGCGGAGGGTACGGTGGCGCGCTGTCCGGCGGCGAGAAGGCTTTCATCGCTATGGTGGAAGACTGGTCAAGGTAG
- a CDS encoding MarR family transcriptional regulator: MQVDKVSQSALLLFPLVKRLFNGDPGDPALTSLRNQTYHILRILERKGPLPVSAIGRQLFIAKQNMTTLIDRLMNDGLVERKDHAVDRRIVEITITKGGRKSLEALTLGLKEIVEANLARLSHEDVESLGLAFEIIRTIVRKLE, encoded by the coding sequence ATGCAAGTAGATAAGGTCTCTCAAAGTGCGCTTCTGCTTTTCCCGTTGGTGAAACGCCTGTTTAACGGTGATCCGGGCGATCCGGCGCTTACATCGCTCAGAAATCAAACCTACCACATACTCCGCATATTGGAAAGGAAGGGGCCTCTTCCTGTGTCCGCTATAGGCAGACAGCTCTTCATCGCCAAACAGAACATGACCACCTTGATCGACAGGCTCATGAATGACGGTCTGGTCGAACGCAAGGATCATGCCGTGGATAGAAGAATAGTAGAGATCACCATAACGAAAGGCGGAAGAAAGTCTTTGGAGGCATTGACACTCGGTTTGAAGGAAATTGTTGAAGCAAACCTGGCTAGGTTGAGCCATGAAGACGTCGAATCACTCGGTTTAGCCTTTGAGATCATACGGACCATCGTGCGTAAACTGGAATAA
- a CDS encoding FAD/NAD(P)-binding protein gives MSENCQCKNPYLPEIATVTRIIEETPNIKSFQVVLNDPEKMKTFKFEPGQVGQLSVFGVGESTFVINSPPTRMGYLQFSVMKAGEVTAALHQIYEGDQIGVRAPLGNWFPYNEMKGKNILFIGGGIGLAPLRTLILYMLDNRADYKDITIIYGSRTPPDLCYKDDLKEWEERSDVNLILTVDNEFPGWDKRIGFVPTVLKEVAPKPDNTVAITCGPPIMIKFVLEGLAGLNFPAENILTTLEARMKCGIGICGRCNMGHKYICKDGPVFSLKELNELPEI, from the coding sequence ATGTCAGAGAATTGCCAGTGCAAGAACCCGTACCTGCCGGAGATCGCAACGGTCACACGGATCATCGAAGAGACGCCGAACATCAAGTCTTTTCAAGTCGTATTGAACGATCCCGAGAAGATGAAGACCTTCAAATTCGAGCCGGGCCAAGTGGGACAACTCTCTGTCTTCGGTGTAGGCGAATCAACCTTCGTGATCAATTCTCCGCCCACGCGCATGGGATACCTCCAGTTTTCTGTTATGAAGGCAGGCGAGGTTACCGCTGCACTCCACCAGATTTACGAAGGCGACCAGATCGGCGTGAGAGCGCCGCTCGGCAACTGGTTCCCGTACAACGAAATGAAAGGAAAGAACATCCTCTTCATCGGCGGAGGCATAGGCCTTGCGCCCCTTCGCACGCTCATCCTCTACATGCTCGATAATCGGGCTGACTACAAAGATATTACCATTATCTACGGATCGAGGACGCCCCCCGACCTGTGCTACAAGGACGACCTGAAAGAGTGGGAAGAACGATCTGATGTGAACCTCATCCTCACCGTTGATAATGAATTTCCCGGCTGGGACAAAAGGATTGGCTTTGTGCCCACGGTGCTTAAGGAAGTGGCGCCCAAGCCGGATAACACGGTGGCTATCACGTGCGGACCGCCCATCATGATCAAGTTCGTGCTTGAGGGTCTGGCGGGACTCAATTTCCCCGCAGAGAATATCCTGACCACGCTGGAAGCGAGGATGAAGTGCGGTATAGGCATATGCGGCAGATGTAATATGGGGCACAAGTATATTTGTAAGGATGGACCGGTCTTCAGTCTCAAAGAGCTTAATGAGCTGCCTGAGATTTGA
- a CDS encoding 4Fe-4S dicluster domain-containing protein translates to MAKTGFLPKEKVRAFLDALSKDAVVHVPVAEGEVVSFKPYRTDTEICLSRPANTSPKSVIYPQCDRLISFTYTKDPEDPKKSSVAVSDARDYSKAVIFGCRPCDAKGFTIFDRVFIETDTADPYYQEHREKTTIVSLACETPFAGCFCVAVNGGPVDKTGSDVLMTDTGKGYYLESGSEKGDALLNLPMIESGAPYEKEAHKIQKEAIPKVKNPFPADATATVNATLFDTDEFWQQVAAKCVSCGACTYLCPTCYCFNITDEQARDKGERLRTWDACMFQHFTLEASGHNPRPAKSRRLRNRVGHKFSYYPEKYSGAIACCGCGRCIRHCPVSVDISEIAGYLKDPKQDPKKWVERNTKA, encoded by the coding sequence ATGGCCAAGACAGGATTTCTTCCAAAGGAGAAGGTACGGGCATTTCTCGATGCATTGAGTAAAGATGCCGTGGTCCATGTACCCGTGGCCGAAGGCGAGGTCGTCTCCTTCAAACCCTACAGGACAGACACCGAGATATGTCTTTCCAGACCGGCCAATACGTCCCCTAAATCAGTCATCTATCCGCAGTGCGACAGACTCATTTCCTTTACGTATACCAAAGATCCTGAAGACCCGAAGAAATCGAGCGTAGCTGTGAGCGACGCAAGGGATTATTCAAAGGCGGTCATCTTCGGATGCCGTCCCTGCGATGCCAAGGGATTCACCATATTCGACAGGGTCTTTATTGAAACCGACACGGCCGATCCCTACTATCAGGAACACAGGGAAAAGACAACCATCGTATCGCTTGCCTGTGAGACGCCTTTTGCCGGATGTTTCTGCGTGGCCGTGAACGGCGGACCCGTGGACAAAACAGGCTCCGATGTGCTGATGACCGATACGGGCAAAGGATACTATCTTGAATCGGGAAGCGAAAAGGGTGACGCCCTGCTTAACCTCCCCATGATCGAAAGCGGCGCGCCGTATGAAAAAGAGGCGCACAAGATACAGAAAGAAGCAATACCAAAGGTGAAGAACCCATTTCCGGCGGACGCCACGGCCACGGTCAACGCCACACTCTTCGATACCGATGAATTCTGGCAGCAGGTAGCGGCCAAGTGTGTGAGCTGCGGTGCATGCACCTATCTGTGCCCGACCTGTTACTGTTTTAACATTACCGATGAACAGGCCCGTGACAAGGGGGAGCGCTTGAGGACCTGGGATGCCTGCATGTTTCAGCACTTCACGCTTGAGGCGAGTGGCCATAATCCGAGACCGGCTAAGTCCCGGCGCTTAAGGAACCGTGTGGGCCACAAGTTCTCGTATTACCCTGAAAAATATAGCGGCGCTATCGCCTGCTGCGGTTGCGGACGGTGCATCAGGCACTGCCCGGTTTCCGTTGATATTAGCGAGATTGCGGGTTATCTCAAGGACCCGAAACAAGACCCCAAGAAGTGGGTTGAAAGAAACACAAAGGCCTAA